The Oncorhynchus kisutch isolate 150728-3 linkage group LG8, Okis_V2, whole genome shotgun sequence DNA segment TTGTTTTATTGTGAACTACTGCCTGAAGGTATTGTCTTTGTTTATTTCATGAGTCAGGGGGTTCTGCCGGTCTGCCAACATGGCTTTGAAATTTGCTGAATCAATGATAGGACAAGCTCTCTCTTAGTGTTTAAATTAAACCCCAAAGAATTTGTAAAAGCAGAAAACATTTCTGCTCTCATCTCCATCTTTAAATTGTATTTAATGATTTCACTTTGCAGTCCTTTTGACCTGCCTAATTATGGAACTTCTTCACCTCATTGCCCTCTATCTCCAGTTTTCGATCTTCGGCTCCCGGACATTTGGCAGTGCGGCACGGCTTGTGGGTGAAGAGGAAGGGGGCCGATGTGGCCTCAGCAAGGCAGAGTTCATGGAGAGAGTTCAGCAGAGCAACGAGGCGTGCCAACGCGGTGACTTCCAGGCTGCCTTGAGTCTCTATGGTGACGCCCTGCGAGCCGACCCACAGAACTGCATCCTCTACAGCAACCGCTCAGCAGCCTTTCACAAACTGGGATGCTACCAGGCTGCCCTGGACGACGCTGTCAAGGCCCGTCTACTCAACCCCAAGTGGCCCAAGGTGAGTCTGTCTGAACCACCCACTGCATCTTAACCTCAAACATGGGACAAGAGGACATATGAGAACAGAAACACAGCTAAATTCACTCCAAAACAGAACAGTGCATGGTTTTGTATTACACATGTACTGTTTATGGGTTTTAAGATCTGCACATGAACTGAAGATTTATGGGAGACTAGTGCAAGTCTGAGTTACATGAATGGATGTCCACTTGGTATTAGGACCTATGTGCAATAGCTTGCTGAATAATTAATTTGCTTTTCTCGTTTTGATTGTGCATAAGCGGAGTTGATCAATGTAAGGTTGAGGAAGGTAAGGTAGAATATTTGCTAGGTCTTATCTGTGGTATTGTCTGGGGCATGTGGTTAGACCTACCATAGATTTCACATTGCTCAACCACAGAGGCTGAGTAGGGTGCCAATCCTCTCAGCACCCAACTTGCGTCTTGGCTGAATGATTAGGCAGAAAGAGCTGTATTTAAGCTGtgtctttagtgtgtgtgtgtgtgtgtgtgtgtgtttaagtgtgtaCATTAatttgtttgggtgtgtgtgtgtgtgtgtgattgatttGTAATGCTCATCTCAGCTCATCTGAAGTCACAGGTCACAGCTCACCTGACTGAGGTCAAGGGAAGTATTTGATTGATATCCAGGTAagtctatttttgtttcacaAAGTAAACATTCATTTATCATATTGATTGTATCAATCAATTCTCCAACACATTCTCATGGCAATTCTTTTGTTGATGCATTGTTCTCGTCCGTAAATCTCTGAGTACTGATTTTTATTGAACAGAGTCCAGCAGTGTCAAAGCAATTTCCACGGTGGGAGTTGATGACTAGGGTGGGAATGGTATGGAAGAGGCGAAGGAACATTGTGGTGGCTCTGATGTCAGATAAATCACAAAACATCACTGCATCTAAATAAACAGTGTGAAATAACTATTCAGACAGAGAACAGGCCTGCAAGCTGCAGTCGAAAACCATCGCCaaaatctctcccctctctctttttgatAGGCCAGCACAATGACCTCTTTGAGGTCTCTGATTGGGGGATGGTTAATCCAGAGCCAGATTATTGCACACAGTCTAGCCTATTACACACAATGTTATATCTGATGCTTTGGTTAGCTTCTGCTTGCACTACAACACTGCGGCTTCTGTCTAGTCCCAGATCTGATTGTCAAGGATCAGTCTTTTTGGTCAGGTGTGAGTCACTCAAGCAGTGGTTGAATTTGATCCTCTGCCTGATCACCACTAGGAGACAGTCTTGTCACATATTCTTCAGAGCCATTGTACAGTACAAGGCTCTGAGATTATTCTCAGTCAGGCTACATGGGAACTGTAGCAATTTCACCATAGTGCTCTAATTAATGAGGAAATAGAcattacattaattaaatacaaaatacatttgttCTATGTTATCTTGCCAATTGGTGAGAAAAAAAGTGTAATGACTCCCTCCTATCTTTACAAGTCTAGTTATGGATGATTGAGTAGTGATGGTACCTTTTTAATTCTAGAATGATTGCATAAAGAAAGATCAAGGTTAATGTTCCTCTGGTCTGGTACAGacaaagaaaataaagaaaaaatatataactcAGCCTTAAATTCTTCAGCAGTGAGTTGCATGAAATACTGGCTTGCCTAGGACTATTTGTTACACATGTGGTAATAATCAATTACGAACATAGCTGGTCTCAAATTGGTATATATGCTTGAGTGGAATGACAGAGCTGATCATGGCCTAATGAAGTAATCAATAAGTAATGCACCTTTTCTTAACCTCGGTTACCAACCAGTCTAGAAGACCTAAATGGATTGTGACTCTTATAATAGCAGTCCTTCTCACACTCCTCACACGCTTGTCATTGGCTTtagggagcgagaggagagggggttTGGTTTACACAGGCATAAGATCAATCCGTAAAGGCTGTGTGTTTGATGAGGGAGGGGGGATTAAATCACAGGAGCGTGCTGGCATTTAGATCCTGTGTGAGTACATGTTTATCATCAATCATCCCTCACCATGGCTGCACCTCTG contains these protein-coding regions:
- the LOC116374826 gene encoding tetratricopeptide repeat protein 28-like; this encodes MEKQATFKEKFSIFGSRTFGSAARLVGEEEGGRCGLSKAEFMERVQQSNEACQRGDFQAALSLYGDALRADPQNCILYSNRSAAFHKLGCYQAALDDAVKARLLNPKWPKVSLSEPPTAS